The Triticum aestivum cultivar Chinese Spring chromosome 3A, IWGSC CS RefSeq v2.1, whole genome shotgun sequence genome includes a region encoding these proteins:
- the LOC123060379 gene encoding profilin: protein MSWQTYVDEQLLCDIDGQRLTAAAILGHDGAVWAQSEPFPEVKPEEITAVLNDFDEPGSLAPTGLFLGGTKYMVIQGEPGAVIRGKKGSGGVTIKKTSLAIIIGIYEEPMTPGQCNMVVERLGDYLLEQGF, encoded by the exons ATGTCGTGGCAGACGTACGTTGACGAGCAGCTGCTCTGCGACATCGACGGCCagcgcctcaccgccgccgccatcctcgGCCACGACGGCGCCGTCTGGGCGCAGTCCGAGCCCTTCCCTGAG GTCAAACCTGAAGAAATTACTGCAGTACTAAATGACTTCGATGAACCAGGCTCTTTAGCACCAACTGGATTATTCCTTGGTGGTACAAAGTACATGGTTATTCAAGGTGAACCTGGGGCTGTCATTCGGGGCAAAAAG GGGTCAGGAGGGGTTACAATCAAGAAGACGAGTCTAGCCATTATCATTGGAATCTACGAGGAACCAATGACTCCTGGACAGTGCAACATGGTGGTTGAGAGGCTCGGCGATTACCTTCTTGAGCAGGGCTTCTGA